One Rhizobiales bacterium GAS188 DNA window includes the following coding sequences:
- a CDS encoding probable phosphoglycerate mutase — MLFLIRHGETSWNADRRLQGQLDTELNGRGREQARQAAHVVGAVAPNVAGAPFIASPLKRTRETLDILMGELVAMGTLAAPKPYATDERLMELSFGRWEGLTWKEVRRDDHTDYASRNADIWNVAPPGGESYAQLALRAGPLLASLPPGTVVVAHGGITRVALNLLAGLAPEHAAKAPIRQGDVLVIDEGRARWGSGAPLGPDEA; from the coding sequence ATGTTGTTCTTGATCCGCCATGGCGAGACGAGCTGGAACGCCGATCGGCGGCTTCAAGGCCAGCTCGACACCGAGCTCAACGGGCGCGGCCGCGAGCAGGCCCGCCAAGCCGCCCATGTGGTCGGCGCCGTCGCCCCGAATGTCGCGGGTGCGCCCTTCATCGCCAGCCCGCTGAAACGCACACGAGAGACGCTCGATATTTTGATGGGCGAGCTCGTCGCCATGGGCACGCTTGCGGCACCCAAGCCCTACGCCACCGATGAGCGCCTGATGGAATTGTCTTTCGGGCGCTGGGAAGGCCTCACCTGGAAGGAAGTGCGGCGCGACGACCACACCGATTATGCGTCGCGCAACGCGGACATCTGGAACGTCGCGCCACCCGGCGGCGAGAGCTATGCGCAGCTGGCGCTACGCGCCGGGCCGCTCCTCGCCTCGCTTCCGCCCGGAACCGTGGTGGTGGCGCATGGCGGCATCACGCGCGTGGCGCTGAACCTGCTCGCCGGGCTGGCGCCGGAGCACGCCGCCAAGGCTCCCATTCGCCAAGGCGATGTGCTGGTGATCGACGAAGGGCGGGCAAGATGGGGCTCGGGCGCACCCCTCGGCCCTGACGAAGCCTGA